One stretch of Corynebacterium imitans DNA includes these proteins:
- a CDS encoding alpha/beta hydrolase, whose translation MTKHATTTPSEVDWYPDILGDGYESAYLHQGKDPDTGKSTRATLVRATINADKRDPKKPAIMWVHGMSDYFFQTHVAEAFTAAGYPFYALDLRRCGRSRQNGEYWHYTEDLAHYFPELSDALRVITHEHGHLVPLAHSAGGLITSLWVDHLRRTSPEDHALVQGLILNSPWIDLQFSPLLVKTAKPVLKATGRILPRVALPDRGFGAYGKSIHADHHGEWDFNTKMKPPSGHKKYTGWFRAIVEGQERIHADDVDTGVPVLTLVSSHSYLGEEYSPAADTADTVLDVEQIKHWAPHLAEDTDVEIIDGALHDVFLSGLHARDAAFKACFSWLDTLNSK comes from the coding sequence ATGACGAAACACGCAACAACCACGCCCTCCGAGGTGGACTGGTACCCCGACATTCTGGGCGACGGCTACGAGTCCGCCTACCTTCACCAGGGCAAGGATCCCGATACAGGAAAGTCCACTCGCGCCACCCTCGTGCGGGCAACGATCAACGCCGACAAGCGCGACCCTAAAAAGCCCGCCATCATGTGGGTCCACGGCATGAGCGACTACTTCTTCCAGACGCACGTGGCTGAAGCATTTACGGCCGCAGGCTACCCGTTTTACGCTTTGGACCTGCGCCGCTGCGGCCGCTCCCGCCAAAACGGTGAGTACTGGCACTACACCGAGGACTTAGCGCACTACTTCCCCGAGCTTTCGGACGCGCTCCGCGTCATTACCCATGAGCACGGCCACCTCGTCCCGCTCGCCCACTCTGCAGGCGGGTTAATCACCTCCCTATGGGTCGACCACCTGCGCCGCACGTCCCCGGAAGATCACGCGCTGGTGCAGGGGCTCATCTTGAATAGCCCGTGGATCGATTTGCAGTTCAGTCCCTTACTGGTCAAAACTGCAAAACCGGTCTTGAAGGCCACGGGCAGGATCCTGCCGCGCGTCGCGCTCCCAGACCGAGGCTTTGGTGCCTACGGCAAGTCCATCCACGCCGACCACCACGGCGAGTGGGACTTCAACACGAAGATGAAGCCCCCGTCGGGCCACAAGAAATACACCGGCTGGTTCCGCGCGATCGTCGAGGGTCAGGAACGCATCCACGCCGACGACGTCGATACCGGAGTGCCGGTGCTCACGCTTGTCTCCTCGCACTCCTACCTCGGCGAGGAATATTCCCCAGCCGCTGATACCGCCGACACCGTGCTGGACGTGGAACAGATCAAACACTGGGCCCCGCACCTTGCCGAGGACACGGACGTAGAAATTATCGACGGCGCACTACACGACGTCTTCCTCTCCGGCCTCCACGCCCGCGACGCGGCCTTCAAGGCGTGTTTCTCCTGGTTGGACACCCTTAATTCAAAGTAA
- the mtr gene encoding mycothione reductase produces MSANIEHYDVAIIGTGSGNSILTPEFDDKKVAIIEEGTFGGTCLNVGCIPTKMFVLAADAALQAREAKRLNVDLEFHGADWQAIQKRVFEERIDQIASGGEAYRRGDECPNVTVYDMHASFVGPKTLATGQGGVEKQISADTIILAAGARPFIPEWAKEVPFHTNEDIMRLEELPKSLTIVGGGFIAMEFAHIFDGLGCEVTIVNRSPLMRALDTELHERFNELANERFTTHIGRTVSSARERDGQVELVLDDDTVVASEALLIATGRVPNGDRLNAEAGGVELSEDGRVKVDEYGRTTAEGVWALGDVSSPFQLKHVANAEQRAVTHNVLATMRGSDELVPMPHEHVPYAVFTHPQIAVVGLTEHQARDAGHDVTVKVQNYGDVAYGWALEDKTGLVKLIADRKTGKLLGAHLLGPQASTLIQQLITVMAYDMDLRDFVRRQYWIHPALPEVVENALLGLDLAFREV; encoded by the coding sequence TTGTCTGCAAACATAGAGCACTACGACGTTGCCATCATCGGCACCGGCTCCGGCAACAGCATCTTGACGCCCGAGTTCGACGACAAGAAGGTCGCCATCATCGAGGAAGGCACCTTCGGCGGCACCTGCCTCAACGTCGGCTGCATCCCCACCAAGATGTTCGTGCTCGCCGCCGACGCGGCGCTCCAGGCCCGCGAGGCGAAGCGCCTCAACGTGGACTTGGAGTTCCACGGCGCGGACTGGCAGGCCATCCAGAAGCGCGTCTTTGAAGAACGCATCGATCAGATCGCCTCCGGCGGCGAGGCCTACCGCCGCGGCGACGAGTGCCCGAACGTGACGGTCTACGACATGCACGCGAGCTTTGTTGGGCCGAAGACGCTTGCGACGGGTCAAGGTGGCGTCGAGAAGCAGATCAGCGCAGACACGATCATCCTGGCCGCAGGTGCCAGGCCCTTTATCCCGGAATGGGCCAAGGAAGTACCCTTCCACACCAACGAGGACATCATGCGGCTAGAGGAACTGCCGAAGTCGCTGACAATTGTGGGCGGCGGGTTCATCGCGATGGAGTTTGCGCACATCTTTGACGGCCTCGGCTGCGAAGTCACGATTGTGAACCGATCGCCGCTCATGCGCGCGCTCGACACGGAGCTGCACGAGCGATTCAACGAGCTTGCGAACGAGCGCTTCACCACCCACATTGGCCGCACCGTCAGCTCCGCGCGCGAGAGGGACGGCCAAGTCGAGCTCGTGCTTGACGACGACACCGTGGTTGCCTCCGAAGCCCTCCTCATCGCCACCGGGCGCGTGCCCAACGGCGACCGCCTTAACGCAGAGGCCGGCGGCGTTGAGCTGAGCGAGGACGGGCGCGTCAAGGTAGACGAGTACGGCCGTACCACCGCCGAGGGCGTGTGGGCGCTCGGCGACGTCTCCTCCCCGTTCCAGCTCAAGCACGTGGCGAACGCCGAGCAGCGGGCCGTGACCCACAACGTGCTCGCGACCATGCGAGGCTCCGACGAATTGGTACCCATGCCACACGAGCACGTGCCATATGCAGTGTTTACCCATCCGCAGATCGCCGTCGTTGGTCTGACGGAGCACCAGGCGCGGGACGCAGGCCATGACGTGACGGTGAAGGTGCAGAACTACGGCGACGTGGCCTACGGCTGGGCACTGGAGGATAAAACCGGTCTGGTGAAACTCATTGCGGACCGAAAGACTGGCAAGCTGCTTGGCGCGCACTTACTCGGACCTCAAGCCTCTACCCTTATCCAGCAATTGATCACTGTGATGGCCTACGACATGGACCTCCGCGACTTTGTCCGGCGCCAATACTGGATCCACCCGGCACTCCCCGAGGTGGTCGAGAATGCGTTGCTCGGTCTCGACCTGGCCTTTCGAGAGGTATAA
- the map gene encoding type I methionyl aminopeptidase, which translates to MNQRGKLTPGKPTPIRKVPASIERPEYAWKDDVQENVGEPLIQTAENIERMREASKIAANALAVAGAAVKPGVTTDEIDRVAHEFMCDHGAYPSTLGYRGFEKSCCVSLNEIVCHGIPDTTVIQEGDIVNIDVTAYKNGVHGDTNATFLAGEVTQEHRDLVERTYKATMRGIKAAKPGREINVIGRVIESYAKRFGYNVVTDFTGHGVGTTFHNGLVVLHYDSDAYRDVLEPGMTLTVEPMINLGGLEYDIWDDGWTVQNRDGEYTAQFEHTIVITDDGNEILTIPDEQYAAGQLMLG; encoded by the coding sequence ATGAATCAAAGAGGAAAACTCACACCAGGAAAACCCACGCCGATCCGCAAGGTACCGGCATCCATCGAGCGTCCCGAATACGCATGGAAAGACGACGTACAAGAAAACGTCGGTGAGCCGCTTATCCAGACCGCGGAGAACATTGAGCGGATGCGCGAGGCCTCCAAGATCGCCGCGAACGCTTTGGCCGTCGCAGGCGCTGCTGTGAAGCCCGGCGTGACCACAGACGAGATCGATCGCGTTGCCCACGAGTTCATGTGCGACCACGGCGCGTACCCGTCGACGCTCGGCTACCGCGGGTTTGAGAAGTCCTGCTGCGTATCGCTGAACGAGATCGTCTGCCACGGCATTCCCGACACCACTGTGATCCAGGAAGGCGACATCGTCAACATTGACGTCACCGCCTACAAGAACGGTGTCCACGGCGACACCAACGCCACCTTCCTCGCTGGCGAGGTCACCCAGGAGCACCGTGACCTTGTCGAGCGCACCTACAAAGCCACCATGCGCGGCATCAAAGCAGCCAAGCCGGGCCGCGAAATCAACGTGATCGGCCGCGTCATCGAGTCCTACGCCAAGCGCTTCGGCTACAACGTGGTCACTGACTTCACCGGCCACGGGGTCGGCACGACCTTCCACAATGGCCTTGTCGTGCTGCACTACGACTCCGACGCCTACCGCGATGTCCTCGAGCCCGGCATGACGCTCACCGTCGAGCCGATGATTAACCTCGGAGGGTTGGAGTACGACATTTGGGACGACGGCTGGACCGTGCAGAACCGCGACGGTGAGTACACCGCCCAGTTCGAGCACACCATCGTCATCACCGACGATGGCAACGAGATCCTCACCATCCCGGACGAGCAGTACGCCGCCGGGCAGCTGATGCTCGGGTAG
- a CDS encoding penicillin-binding transpeptidase domain-containing protein codes for MQRLLALLTGAVVLTSALAACTPRPNDAQPAAQAMLDALVSRDTEGLSSLVDDPSSASASINATWDGLQADSLDAELTGVSQSENLATATYSMHWQLPRERDLSYEAQMTLTQTGDDWTVRWQPSVLHPRLGAHQHLELRSITPKEASVVSSDGVELLRPGIAYRLLVDTNAMGTAPETAFRISEALAAGHEADRAVPLRDAAQLTTDLENAQGTYSVAMVPQGAQRAVEDKLGGLAGVRLNEEAAMVNADPSFAPDIMARVGALVREDLEGEAGWNVSVVNENGAAYEELEREDAAPAPAVHISLDHRVQRAAEAALEPVAGQQAMIVAIRPSTGGILAVAQTPAADKDGNVATMGQYPPGSTFKIITAAAGMEKQGLGTGSIVPCPGTMDIFGRTVTNYAGFSLGNVSLESAFAHSCNTTFADISTKLAPGELAQIGKQFGLGLDMKIPGLDTITGSIPEGEEPLDRTEAGYGQGLDLASPFGMALVAATAAHGAMPVPYLIQGEKTELSEEPGAMPPEAVGQLQQMMAAVTAAGGTANGMSAGGDIRGKTGEAEINGGSHSWFAGYRADDDIAFATLVVLGGGSEAAVAITDRMLHNLNP; via the coding sequence ATGCAACGACTTCTCGCCCTGCTCACGGGCGCGGTCGTGCTCACCTCCGCGCTCGCTGCATGTACCCCGCGCCCGAACGACGCACAACCCGCGGCGCAGGCGATGCTCGACGCGCTTGTCTCCCGCGACACTGAGGGGCTTTCCTCGCTTGTCGACGACCCCTCGTCCGCCTCCGCCTCCATCAACGCCACCTGGGACGGCCTGCAGGCCGACTCCTTGGATGCGGAACTCACCGGCGTGAGCCAGTCGGAAAACCTCGCCACGGCGACCTACTCCATGCACTGGCAGCTGCCCCGCGAGCGCGATTTGTCGTACGAGGCGCAGATGACGCTGACCCAGACCGGCGACGACTGGACGGTGCGCTGGCAGCCGAGCGTGCTGCACCCGCGCCTCGGGGCCCATCAGCACCTGGAGCTGCGTTCGATCACGCCGAAGGAAGCGAGCGTGGTCTCCTCCGACGGCGTGGAGCTGCTCCGCCCGGGCATCGCCTACCGCCTGCTCGTCGACACCAACGCGATGGGTACCGCGCCCGAGACCGCCTTCCGCATCTCGGAGGCGCTCGCAGCCGGACACGAGGCGGACCGCGCCGTGCCGCTTCGCGACGCCGCGCAGCTGACCACCGACCTAGAAAACGCGCAAGGCACGTACTCGGTGGCGATGGTGCCGCAGGGCGCTCAGCGCGCCGTCGAAGACAAGCTGGGCGGGTTGGCAGGTGTACGCCTGAATGAGGAAGCGGCGATGGTGAACGCCGACCCGTCCTTTGCTCCGGACATCATGGCGCGCGTGGGTGCGCTGGTGCGCGAAGACCTCGAGGGGGAGGCCGGCTGGAACGTCAGCGTGGTCAACGAGAACGGCGCTGCGTACGAGGAGCTCGAGCGTGAGGACGCCGCCCCTGCGCCCGCGGTTCACATCAGCCTGGATCACCGCGTACAGCGTGCGGCCGAGGCCGCCCTCGAACCTGTGGCGGGCCAGCAGGCGATGATCGTGGCGATCCGGCCGTCTACCGGCGGCATTCTGGCGGTCGCGCAGACGCCTGCGGCGGATAAGGACGGCAACGTGGCCACGATGGGCCAATACCCGCCGGGTTCTACCTTCAAGATCATCACCGCGGCCGCCGGTATGGAGAAGCAGGGTCTTGGCACCGGGTCGATCGTGCCGTGCCCGGGCACTATGGACATCTTCGGCCGCACGGTGACCAACTACGCGGGCTTCAGCCTGGGCAACGTGAGCCTGGAATCCGCGTTCGCGCACTCGTGCAACACCACGTTTGCCGACATCTCCACCAAGCTGGCTCCCGGCGAGCTGGCGCAGATTGGCAAACAGTTCGGCCTCGGACTGGACATGAAGATCCCGGGCCTGGATACGATCACGGGCTCGATCCCGGAAGGCGAGGAGCCCCTCGACCGCACAGAGGCCGGCTACGGGCAGGGCCTGGATTTGGCGAGCCCGTTTGGCATGGCGCTTGTCGCCGCCACTGCGGCGCATGGCGCAATGCCCGTGCCGTATCTGATCCAGGGCGAGAAGACGGAGCTGAGTGAGGAGCCCGGGGCGATGCCCCCGGAGGCCGTAGGCCAGCTGCAGCAGATGATGGCCGCGGTGACCGCGGCAGGTGGCACCGCCAACGGGATGAGCGCCGGCGGCGACATCCGCGGCAAGACCGGCGAGGCCGAAATCAACGGCGGCTCGCACTCCTGGTTCGCCGGATACCGCGCGGACGACGACATCGCCTTTGCCACCCTTGTCGTCCTGGGTGGCGGCTCGGAAGCCGCTGTGGCGATTACCGATCGGATGCTGCACAACTTGAACCCCTAA
- the ispG gene encoding flavodoxin-dependent (E)-4-hydroxy-3-methylbut-2-enyl-diphosphate synthase produces the protein MNLPIGLGIPEGPPPTLAERRKTRQLMVGDVGVGSEHPISVQSMTTTKTHDINATLQQIAQLATTGCDIVRVACPKTVDADALPAIAAKSPIPVIADIHFQPKYIFAAIDAGCAAVRVNPGNIKEFDGRVKEVAKAAGDAGIPIRIGVNGGSLDKRLLEKYGKATPEALVESAIWEAGLFEEHGFGDIAISVKHSDPVLMVEAYRQLAEQTDYPLHLGVTEAGPKFMGTIKSSVAFGALLSQGIGDTIRVSLSADPVEEIKVGDQILQSLNLRPRKLEIVSCPSCGRAQVDVYKLAEEVTAGLENLEYPLRVAVMGCVVNGPGEARDADLGVASGNGKGQIFVKGEVVETVPEADIVETLIRHANRIAEEEGLAKGEGSAEVKVTN, from the coding sequence ATGAATCTCCCCATCGGACTAGGTATTCCTGAAGGCCCGCCACCCACGCTGGCGGAGCGACGCAAAACCCGCCAGCTGATGGTGGGGGACGTAGGCGTTGGCTCGGAGCACCCGATTTCGGTGCAGTCGATGACCACGACGAAGACGCACGATATCAACGCCACCCTGCAGCAGATCGCGCAGCTGGCTACCACCGGCTGCGACATCGTGCGCGTGGCGTGCCCGAAGACCGTCGACGCGGACGCGCTGCCGGCCATTGCGGCGAAATCGCCGATTCCGGTGATCGCGGACATTCACTTCCAGCCGAAGTACATCTTCGCCGCGATCGACGCCGGTTGTGCCGCGGTGCGCGTGAACCCGGGCAACATCAAGGAGTTCGACGGCCGCGTCAAGGAGGTCGCGAAGGCCGCGGGGGATGCGGGTATCCCGATCCGCATTGGCGTCAACGGCGGCTCGCTGGACAAGCGCCTGCTGGAGAAGTACGGCAAGGCCACCCCGGAGGCGCTGGTCGAGTCCGCGATTTGGGAGGCCGGGCTGTTCGAGGAGCACGGCTTCGGCGACATCGCGATTTCGGTGAAGCACTCCGACCCGGTGCTGATGGTGGAGGCGTACCGTCAGCTGGCGGAGCAGACCGACTACCCACTGCACCTCGGCGTGACCGAGGCGGGCCCGAAGTTCATGGGCACGATCAAGTCCTCGGTGGCCTTCGGCGCGCTGCTTTCGCAGGGCATCGGCGACACGATCCGCGTGTCCCTGTCGGCCGATCCGGTCGAGGAGATCAAGGTGGGCGACCAGATCCTGCAGTCGTTGAACCTGCGGCCGCGCAAGTTGGAGATCGTCTCCTGCCCGTCCTGCGGGCGCGCGCAGGTGGACGTGTACAAGCTGGCCGAGGAAGTCACCGCGGGCCTGGAGAACCTGGAGTACCCGTTGCGCGTGGCCGTCATGGGCTGCGTGGTCAACGGCCCGGGCGAGGCGCGCGACGCGGACCTGGGCGTGGCTTCCGGCAACGGTAAGGGGCAGATCTTTGTCAAGGGCGAGGTCGTCGAGACCGTACCCGAGGCCGACATCGTGGAGACCCTGATCCGCCACGCGAACCGCATCGCGGAGGAAGAAGGCCTGGCGAAGGGCGAGGGCAGCGCGGAGGTCAAGGTCACCAACTAG
- a CDS encoding M50 family metallopeptidase, whose product MGIFGIVLFALGIAASIALHEAGHLAVARACGMRVRRYFIGFGPTVWSTTRGHTEYGVAALPFGGFCDIAGMTAQDELTPDEAPRAMYKKPWWQRVAVMSGGIVMNLLIGVVITYLVAVLAAIPNPYADRTPTIGELACTSDQVDAETLAPCTGQGPAAEAGLRQGDKVLAVDDQDVVAFTDLRDYVMARPGETVAVEVEREGQALTVDVHVDSVTRLDPGSGQEFQAGAIGVTSAPVKDAMRQFGPVEAVPATLRFTGQMLEATVDGLIAFPSKIPGVVASIFGQERDVTGPVSVIGASRAGGELVEQDLWSVFWMLLASLNFFLALFNLVPLPPLDGGHIAVVLYEKLRDMIRRLRGLGPGGPADYQKLMPLTYAMAAALLAVGVFVMVADVVNPIRLGG is encoded by the coding sequence GTGGGGATTTTCGGGATCGTACTGTTCGCGCTTGGGATTGCGGCGTCGATTGCGCTGCACGAGGCCGGACACCTCGCAGTTGCCCGGGCGTGTGGCATGCGGGTGCGGCGATACTTCATCGGGTTTGGGCCCACGGTGTGGTCAACCACGCGCGGGCACACGGAGTACGGTGTGGCGGCGCTGCCTTTCGGCGGGTTTTGCGACATCGCGGGCATGACCGCGCAGGACGAACTGACCCCCGACGAGGCACCGCGGGCGATGTACAAGAAGCCCTGGTGGCAGCGCGTGGCGGTGATGTCGGGCGGGATCGTGATGAACCTGCTTATCGGCGTGGTGATCACCTACCTGGTGGCGGTGCTCGCTGCGATCCCGAACCCGTACGCCGATCGCACGCCCACCATCGGCGAGCTCGCGTGTACCTCCGACCAGGTCGATGCCGAGACGCTCGCGCCGTGCACCGGTCAAGGTCCAGCCGCAGAGGCCGGTCTACGCCAGGGGGACAAGGTGCTCGCGGTCGACGACCAAGACGTGGTGGCGTTCACAGACCTGCGCGACTACGTCATGGCGCGGCCCGGCGAGACCGTAGCCGTCGAAGTTGAGCGCGAAGGCCAGGCGCTGACCGTGGACGTGCACGTGGACAGCGTGACGCGTCTTGACCCGGGCAGCGGTCAGGAGTTCCAGGCCGGCGCGATCGGTGTGACGAGTGCTCCGGTCAAGGACGCGATGCGACAGTTCGGCCCCGTGGAAGCCGTGCCCGCCACGCTGCGGTTCACTGGCCAGATGCTCGAGGCAACCGTCGACGGCCTGATCGCGTTTCCGAGTAAGATCCCGGGCGTGGTCGCCTCCATCTTCGGCCAGGAGCGTGACGTGACCGGGCCGGTGAGCGTGATCGGTGCCTCGCGCGCTGGCGGCGAGCTGGTAGAGCAGGACCTGTGGTCGGTGTTCTGGATGTTGCTCGCCAGCCTGAACTTCTTCCTTGCCCTGTTTAACCTGGTGCCGTTGCCGCCGCTGGATGGTGGGCACATCGCAGTCGTGCTGTACGAGAAGTTGCGCGATATGATCCGACGCCTCCGTGGCCTCGGCCCCGGCGGCCCGGCGGACTACCAAAAGCTCATGCCGCTGACCTACGCCATGGCCGCGGCCCTGCTCGCGGTCGGCGTGTTTGTGATGGTGGCGGATGTGGTCAATCCGATCCGGCTCGGCGGCTAG
- the dxr gene encoding 1-deoxy-D-xylulose-5-phosphate reductoisomerase, producing the protein MKRIVILGSTGSIGTQACEVIRANRDTFEVVGIAAGGRDPEAIIAQAKEFGLKPDQVAVQNGESAKKVGEALGGTAISGEQAARILTEAHQADVVLNALVGAAGLSSTLAALRSGAVLALANKESLVAGGQVVLREAPEGALVPVDSEHSAMAQALRAGRREDVASFVLTASGGPFRGQTREQMWDVTPKQAVTHPTWSMGTMNTINSATMVNKGLELIEASLLFDVKPSLIDVTVHPQSIVHSMVTFVDGATIAQASPPSMKMPIAHALAWPGRVAGAQPALDFSTASEWTFEPLDDDAFPAVELARQVAAQGDPYPAIYNAANEVAVDAFFDGQIRFPQIVDTIKEVLDGASNYAAAPSSVEEILAVDARARREAAAAAARLSGA; encoded by the coding sequence GTGAAAAGAATTGTCATCTTAGGCTCTACCGGTTCTATTGGCACCCAGGCATGCGAGGTGATTCGCGCTAACCGCGACACCTTTGAGGTCGTCGGTATCGCTGCGGGCGGCCGCGACCCCGAGGCGATTATCGCGCAGGCGAAGGAGTTTGGTCTGAAGCCCGACCAGGTCGCGGTGCAGAATGGCGAGTCCGCTAAAAAGGTCGGCGAGGCGCTCGGCGGCACCGCCATCTCTGGCGAGCAGGCGGCGCGCATCCTGACTGAGGCACACCAGGCCGACGTCGTGCTCAACGCGCTGGTGGGTGCTGCAGGGTTGTCGTCCACCCTCGCGGCGCTGCGCTCCGGCGCAGTACTTGCACTGGCGAACAAGGAATCGCTCGTCGCTGGCGGCCAGGTCGTGCTTCGCGAGGCTCCCGAGGGCGCGCTGGTGCCGGTGGATTCAGAGCACTCGGCGATGGCGCAAGCGCTGCGCGCGGGCCGTCGCGAGGACGTCGCCTCCTTTGTGCTCACCGCCTCCGGCGGACCCTTCCGCGGCCAGACCCGCGAGCAGATGTGGGACGTCACGCCGAAGCAAGCGGTGACCCACCCGACCTGGTCGATGGGCACGATGAACACGATCAACTCGGCCACCATGGTGAACAAGGGCTTGGAGCTCATCGAGGCCAGCTTGCTCTTTGACGTAAAGCCTTCGCTTATCGACGTCACCGTGCACCCCCAGTCCATCGTCCACTCCATGGTCACCTTCGTCGATGGGGCAACGATCGCGCAGGCCTCGCCGCCGTCGATGAAGATGCCGATCGCGCACGCGCTCGCCTGGCCGGGCCGCGTCGCCGGCGCCCAGCCGGCGCTGGATTTCTCCACGGCTTCGGAGTGGACCTTCGAGCCACTCGACGACGACGCCTTCCCGGCGGTCGAGTTGGCGCGTCAGGTCGCGGCGCAGGGCGACCCGTACCCGGCAATCTACAATGCGGCGAACGAGGTCGCCGTCGACGCCTTCTTTGACGGCCAGATCCGCTTCCCCCAGATCGTGGACACGATCAAGGAGGTGTTGGACGGCGCGTCGAACTACGCGGCGGCGCCTTCGTCGGTGGAGGAGATTCTGGCGGTGGATGCACGTGCGCGTCGAGAAGCAGCAGCTGCGGCGGCGCGCTTGAGCGGCGCGTAG
- a CDS encoding DUF2631 domain-containing protein, which yields MAVAHAKDKAPQVYNGVSEADVPSARFGWSEQSRGTIQAAGWVSVLFLIAYNFGNHQGHVETIWLITLAVLIALGLVLHATQPKLNQVRTVTSHNKPQGHVEPDWTYDQKTLSGVYADLDERQLRALNIDPARLEGLNTQQAVGAADGVDGVEVVEVAPRGKHAAR from the coding sequence ATGGCAGTGGCCCACGCGAAGGATAAGGCACCGCAGGTGTACAACGGCGTTTCCGAGGCGGACGTCCCGTCTGCACGCTTCGGTTGGAGCGAGCAGAGCCGCGGCACCATCCAGGCCGCAGGCTGGGTCTCCGTCCTGTTCCTTATCGCCTACAACTTTGGCAACCACCAGGGCCACGTTGAGACCATCTGGCTGATCACCCTCGCCGTCCTCATCGCGCTCGGCCTGGTGCTGCACGCCACCCAGCCGAAGCTGAACCAGGTGCGCACCGTCACCTCCCACAACAAGCCGCAGGGCCACGTGGAGCCGGACTGGACCTACGACCAGAAGACGCTCTCCGGTGTCTACGCCGACCTTGACGAGCGCCAGCTGCGCGCCCTGAACATCGACCCGGCCCGCCTCGAGGGCCTGAACACCCAGCAGGCTGTCGGCGCTGCCGATGGTGTCGACGGTGTTGAGGTTGTCGAGGTTGCACCGCGCGGCAAGCACGCGGCACGCTAG
- the rlmN gene encoding 23S rRNA (adenine(2503)-C(2))-methyltransferase RlmN produces the protein MSDVPKIQLLTPKRGMPPKHFADLSKQERIDKLKELGLPKFRADQIARHYYGKFEADPSTMTDLPEAQRQLVKDELFPTLLNPVRTVETDEGDTTKTLWRLHDGILLESVLMRYPDRATLCISSQAGCGMACPFCATGQGGLDRNLSTAEIVDQVRAAAAMMAAEGSRLSNIVFMGMGEPLANYNRLMSAVRQITQPSPDGFGISQRNVTISTVGLAPQIRRLADEGLSVTLAVSLHTPDDELRDSLVPINNRFAVSEVLDAAAYYTDQTGRRVSIEYALIRDINDQDFRADMLGKKLHNALGSRVHVNLIPLNPTPGSKWDASPRERQDEFVRRVIAQGVTCTVRDTKGQEIAAACGQLAADEKTG, from the coding sequence ATGAGCGATGTACCGAAGATCCAATTGCTGACGCCGAAGCGCGGCATGCCGCCAAAGCACTTCGCGGACCTGTCCAAGCAAGAGCGCATCGACAAGCTGAAAGAGCTGGGGCTGCCGAAGTTCCGCGCCGACCAGATCGCCCGCCACTACTACGGCAAGTTTGAGGCCGACCCGTCGACCATGACGGATCTGCCCGAGGCTCAGCGCCAGTTGGTCAAGGACGAGCTGTTTCCCACTCTGCTCAACCCCGTTCGCACGGTGGAAACCGATGAGGGGGACACCACCAAGACGCTCTGGCGTCTCCACGACGGGATTCTTCTCGAGTCCGTCCTCATGCGCTACCCCGACCGCGCCACGCTGTGCATTTCCTCTCAGGCAGGTTGCGGCATGGCGTGTCCGTTCTGCGCCACGGGCCAGGGCGGGCTGGACCGCAACCTGTCGACGGCAGAAATCGTCGACCAGGTCCGCGCCGCCGCCGCAATGATGGCAGCAGAAGGCTCGCGCCTGTCCAACATCGTGTTCATGGGGATGGGGGAGCCGCTGGCCAACTACAACCGGCTCATGTCCGCGGTCCGCCAGATCACCCAGCCCAGCCCGGACGGCTTCGGCATCTCCCAGCGCAACGTGACCATCTCTACGGTCGGTCTGGCACCCCAGATCCGCCGGCTTGCCGACGAGGGCCTGTCCGTCACCCTCGCCGTCTCGCTCCACACGCCTGATGACGAGCTGCGTGACTCCCTCGTGCCGATCAATAACCGGTTCGCGGTCTCCGAGGTGCTCGACGCCGCTGCCTACTACACCGACCAAACCGGCCGACGCGTCTCCATCGAGTACGCCCTGATCCGCGACATCAACGACCAGGATTTCCGCGCGGACATGCTGGGTAAGAAACTGCACAACGCGCTCGGGTCCCGTGTCCACGTCAACCTGATCCCGCTGAACCCGACCCCGGGCTCGAAGTGGGACGCCTCCCCGCGCGAGCGCCAGGACGAGTTCGTGCGCCGCGTGATCGCCCAGGGCGTGACCTGCACGGTCCGCGACACCAAGGGGCAAGAGATCGCCGCCGCCTGCGGTCAGCTCGCCGCCGACGAGAAGACGGGGTAG